In Oryzias melastigma strain HK-1 linkage group LG16, ASM292280v2, whole genome shotgun sequence, a single genomic region encodes these proteins:
- the LOC112143321 gene encoding histone-lysine N-methyltransferase ASH1L isoform X2, producing the protein MDQRVKGGTPPTTAPTLDPASAPEGSKQDKKSRTDGENGSVGKKEEERRGSGRKREGDKGDVLELLIEGRCGGAGQQELHASSSMDGKVRNGLQAKRTKKPPKILESYVCKPTIRTYQRQSRGGLLRGDAEGGAGQQSKSSCTTGDANRDLDAVQATSKKTASAAPPPPPSSSSASHPPSSTFSKDAVAVPAVTCQGTKTAKQVPNKPADKTEENSNVLLKKDPPPSVNGQPAPAGPKPYSPASDQAPPCTPSTARTQPVPTQETRNDGSSAKNPNGLVPTAKQKRALIEKNAANTLSPPASLKNKAGKHSTSSTDSSTGPSISQKELFSKSRTDSPVISKSQSSSATEISPPQPQDQDPSAQLPVKASREKERKAKRDRQRSKKLKRDRLEADRATSESRKDDAKKKKKDKGKSRHGKDMEDKSRAEESWGDDLQMVKRKNLSPVRQENNSKCSDTSGKLEKVVMNPGRQDEREETDDCGKPAKQVEPAPTGDGSKLKEQDISRHSVVSAANFTSSAPPALPTPPVHAPISPPFSSQEQDSRPLKKRKARRPSWTKMVHRAQRAENPDALSDSLHNSSVAFPQVTKTSLPAKPTTQQSDESHTTPSSSLSSSSSPLSSAVNYPITKQTSDLSLSASRYALSAIRKRGRPKSHGSSVDKSPPRLQPNNLLTDVPLLGCDDVQKAPVLEPSPALHRADLSKSSPKKRGRPPKRPLSEDLSEDGSSHFHHPELGSRQMKIRKLINEMKKRKKRIFHQAMMSGYVGKEARTDAAVDGKTSLRMSKSMEARTVNTLSALSSSFGSKVGPQINVSKRGTIYMGKRRGRKPKSQAVGLNSRSQNTSQPSLFTNPPESSFFSSNQLQSAPSHPFPSPSLTHSSGAQSPYSEGSLTEPTSSFLFSHPFSLPSPSSSCTSSRPPSSSSLSPFVKKSCPCQGRHHFPFHQSSCKLSGITPTSHHTPASPGQLKEATPSPRSESHSDETLPSDSGIGTDNNSISERGEMTGTRGMLRLGQGAGVILGGQRLPSSVMDRAFQISSSHMNRQTNPISSSNAAEQHRDRHRHRRRDYSCPPSCTCMRPCPCPGHNKCTHSNYYRCLGHNALKRQKSKHKKKHQQLHMQDPEFLAELDDVIAQLSEVHIGRRSWARTSSGQGFDSAGGRRHHSSPHSLRSNIFRINLNGFYSPHPSSFGAVPPFTPQPFFPCHCSRKPDRRQCGCPPKFPETVENVGFYSTYPPAAPALYHHLPGTYPLPPPHQYQPHHAHFLLNPARFHRRRSRFLKEGVLGGEVEGDLGERSSGGGVGFTSGLSYGCGRSEHKHKHHHRHCERDVDEEEELQEDEEEDRMGRRRRSNSKARSRFTLGQREAGSKGVRGSGSMLSVQTSWLHQNGSDPFSSAAIPSSSSAAERYKHTSLTSLGLGSSHLSSFGGGWGGLGQSWTKFRSLATPGFGTPSWAGLAEKSADRLIVSDDEDEDAEDFNEPDFYGTSSSPTHTNLFTSAAMATGLRGVRGGFGSRNLGGDERSGRRDEPAWTERREVGLQGDSRSRGQQKSVPTPDGAAGKNKRRPGRPRKHPLPSATSSPTHSSATPSMSPSDHLPALSHSRDEREVGGKNAETVSERGGKQQVTELEMLEKGKKGRKRKHGDSPCRQSTVC; encoded by the exons ATGGACCAGAGAGTGAAGGGGGGAACCCCTCCAACCACCGCCCCCACTTTGGACCCCGCTTCTGCACCCGAAGGCTCCAAGCAGGACAAGAAAAGCAGAACTGACGGAGAGAATGGAAGTGTGgggaaaaaggaggaggagagacgGGGATCGGGAAGGAAGAGGGAAGGGGACAAGGGGGATGTGCTGGAGCTGCTCATCGAGGGACGCTGTGGGGGCGCAGGGCAGCAGGAGCTTCACGCGTCCAGCTCCATGGACGGGAAAGTCCGAAACGGACTCCAAGCCAAGCGCACCAAAAAGCCGCCCAAGATCCTGGAGAGCTACGTGTGCAAGCCCACCATCAGGACCTATCAGAGACAGAGCAGGGGGGGACTGCTGAGAGGGGATGCGGAGGGAGGAGCAGGTCAGCAGAGTAAAAGCAGCTGCACCACTGGCGATGCAAACAGAGACTTGGACGCTGTCCAGGCCACCtccaaaaaaacagcatctgcTGCTCCACCGCCTCCTCCATCCTCATCATCGGCCTCACACCCGCCCTCATCAACATTTAGTAAAGACGCCGTCGCAGTCCCTGCCGTAACCTGCCAAGGGACCAAGACAGCCAAGCAG GTTCCTAACAAACCGGCTGATAAGACAGAAGAGAATTCAAATGTCTTATTAAAGAAAGATCCGCCTCCAAGCGTCAACGGCCAGCCGGCTCCTGCAGGACCCAAACCGTATTCTCCTGCATCCGACCAGGCGCCCCCATGCACTCCGTCCACTGCACGCACCCAACCAGTTCCCACGCAGGAAACCAGGAATGATGGGAGTAGCGCAAAGAACCCGAACGGTTTGGTTCCGacagcaaaacagaaaagagcATTGATTGAGAAAAACGCTGCAAACACCCTTAGCCCTCCTGCCTCGTtgaaaaacaaagcaggaaaaCACAGCACTTCCTCCACGGACTCTTCAACCGGTCCTTCAATCTCCCAAAAAGAACTTTTCAGTAAGAGTAGAACAGACTCGCCCGTCATCTCCAAATCACAGTCATCCTCCGCTACAGAGATCTCGCCTCCTCAACCACAAGATCAGGATCCCTCTGCTCAGCTTCCAGTGAAAGCAAGCAGGGAAAAAGAGAGGAAAGCAAAGAGAGATCGACAGAGAagcaaaaagctgaaaagagATAGACTGGAGGCTGACAGAGCTACGAGTGAGAGCAGAAAGGATGatgcaaaaaagaagaaaaaagataaaggaAAATCAAGACACGGAAAGGACATGGAGGATAAAAGTAGAGCCGAGGAGTCGTGGGGGGACGATCTACAGatggtgaaaagaaaaaatctcaGTCCAGTCAGACaagaaaacaattcaaaatgtAGTGACACATCTGGTAAATTAGAAAAAGTGGTGATGAATCCAGGCAGACAGGATGAGAGAGAGGAGACGGACGACTGCGGCAAGCCGGCTAAACAAGTTGAGCCCGCACCAACAGGTGATGGCAGTAAATTGAAAGAACAAGACATTTCACGGCATTCGGTTGTGTCTGCAGCAAATTTCACTTCTTCCGCTCCTCCCGCTCTGCCCACGCCACCCGTCCACGCTCCCATTTCCCCTCCTTTCTCCTCCCAGGAGCAGGATAGTCGTCCGCTCAAGAAACGCAAGGCCAGAAGGCCAAGTTGGACCAAGATGGTGCACCGAGCGCAGAGAGCGGAAAATCCGGACGCACTCTCAGATTCCCTCCATAATTCTTCAGTAGCTTTCCCTCAGGTCACCAAAACATCCCTTCCCGCCAAACCTACGACTCAGCAGAGTGATGAGTCACATACAACCCCCTCCAGCTCCCTGTCCAGCAGCTCGTCCCCTCTGTCCTCTGCAGTCAATTATCCAATCACAAAGCAGACCTCCGATCTGAGCCTGTCTGCTTCCAGATACGCCCTAAGCGCCATCCGAAAAAGGGGTCGCCCGAAATCCCACGGCTCCAGCGTGGATAAATCCCCCCCTCGACTCCAGCCGAACAACCTTCTGACTGATGTGCCTCTCCTCGGGTGTGATGACGTTCAAAAAGCCCCCGTGCTGGAGCCCAGCCCGGCGCTGCACCGCGCAGATCTGTCAAAATCCAGCCCCAAGAAGCGTGGCCGCCCCCCCAAACGACCTCTCTCCGAAGACCTGAGCGAAGACGGGAGCAGCCACTTTCATCATCCCGAACTGGGGAGCCGGCAGATGAAGATCAGGAAGCTGATTAATGAgatgaagaaaaggaaaaagaggatATTTCACCAAGCAATGATGTCTGGTTATGTGGGAAAGGAGGCCAGGACAGACGCGGCAGTCGACGGGAAGACCTCCCTGAGGATGAGTAAATCAATGGAGGCAAGAACAGTGAATACTCTCTCAGCCTTGTCCTCCTCCTTTGGGAGCAAGGTGGGCCCTCAGATCAATGTGAGCAAAAGAGGAACCATATACATGGGAAAGCGGCGAGGAAGGAAGCCCAAATCCCAAGCAGTTGGTTTAAATTCTCGCTCCCAGAACACCAGTCAGCCTTCTTTGTTCACCAATCCCCCCGAAAGCTCCTTCTTCTCGTCTAACCAGCTGCAGTCGGCTCCTTCTCACCCCTTTCCCTCCCCATCTCTTACTCACTCCAGTGGAGCCCAGAGTCCCTACAGTGAAGGCAGCCTCACAGAACCGACGTCCTCTTTCCTTTTCTCCCATCCTTTTTCTCTTCCATCTCCATCCTCGTCCTGCACATCTTCTCGCCCTCCCTCCTCCTCGTCTCTGTCTCCCTTCGTGAAGAAGAGTTGCCCGTGTCAGGGAAGGCACCACTTCCCCTTTCACCAGTCTTCATGTAAGCTCTCCGGCATCACCCCCACCTCACATCACACCCCCGCTTCACCCGGCCAGCTGAAGGAAGCCACCCCGTCCCCCCGGAGCGAGTCGCACAGCGACGAGACGCTCCCCAGCGACAGCGGCATCGGAACGGATAACAACAGCATTTCTGAGCGGGGGGAGATGACGGGGACTCGGGGCATGCTGAGGCTGGGTCAGGGCGCCGGGGTGATCCTCGGCGGTCAAAGGCTCCCCTCATCGGTCATGGACCGCGCCTTTCAGATCTCCTCCTCACACATGAACAGACAAACAAACCCCATCAGCAGCTCGAACGCAGCCGAGCAGCACAGAGACAGACACCGGCACAGGCGGCGGGATTACAGCTGCCCCCCCTCCTGCACTTGCATGCGCCCTTGCCCCTGCCCGGGTCACAACAAGTGCACTCACTCGAATTATTACCGTTGCCTTGGGCACAATGCACTGAAGAGACAGAAGAGTAAACACAAGAAGAAGCACCAGCAGCTGCACATGCAGGACCCAGAGTTTCTGGCCGAATTAGATGATGTCATCGCTCAACTCAGCGAGGTCCATATTGGGCGACGGAGCTGGGCGAGGACGAGTTCGGGGCAGGGCTTCGACAGTGCAGGGGGCAGACGCCACCATTCGTCCCCGCACTCCCTTCGCTCCAACATCTTCCGGATCAATCTGAACGGCTTCTACTCGCCTCATCCGTCATCGTTTGGCGCTGTCCCACCCTTCACCCCGCAGCCGTTCTTCCCCTGCCACTGCAGCAGGAAGCCGGATCGTAGGCAGTGTGGGTGTCCGCCGAAGTTCCCGGAAACCGTGGAGAACGTGGGATTTTACAGCACCTATCCACCGGCAGCACCGGCGCTCTACCACCACCTCCCCGGCACATACCCCCTCCCACCTCCCCACCAGTATCAGCCCCATCATGCCCACTTCCTCCTGAACCCAGCCAGATTCCACAGGCGGAGGAGTAGGTTCTTGAAGGAGGGAGTTCTAGGAGGAGAGGTGGAGGGAGATTTAGGGGAGAGAAGCTCAGGGGGTGGTGTAGGGTTCACATCCGGCCTCTCTTACGGCTGTGGAAGGagtgaacacaaacacaaacatcaccACAGGCACTGCGAGCGAGATGTAGATGAAGAAGAGGAGCTacaggaggatgaggaggaggatagAATGGGGAGAAGGAGGCGGAGCAATTCAAAGGCTCGCTCAAGGTTCACTTTGGGTCAAAGGGAGGCGGGCAGCAAAGGTGTAAGAGGGTCTGGGAGCATGCTGTCTGTGCAAACATCCTGGCTGCACCAGAATGGAAGTGATCCCTTCTCTTCAGCTGCCATACCGTCTTCCTCGTCTGCCGCAGAGAGGTACAAACACACATCCCTCACCTCGCTGGGGCTGGGCTCCTCTCACCTGTCCTCATTCGGAGGAGGCTGGGGCGGCTTGGGTCAGAGCTGGACCAAATTCCGGAGTCTGGCTACTCCCGGATTTGGAACCCCGAGTTGGGCAGGTTTGGCTGAAAAGAGCGCCGACAGGCTAATCGTCTCAGACGACGAGGACGAAGACGCAGAGGACTTTAACGAGCCCGACTTTTATGGGACATCCTCGTCCCCAACGCACACCAACCTGTTCACCTctgctgccatggcaacaggGCTGAGGGGTGTGAGGGGCGGGTTCGGCAGCAGGAACCTGGGCGGTGATGAAAGGTCAGGCAGAAGAGACGAGCCGGCGTGGACAGAGAGAAGAGAAGTGG GTTTACAAGGTGACTCGAGAAGCCGGGGGCAGCAGAAAAGTGTGCCAACTCCAGACGGCGCGGCg